In Nocardioides sp. InS609-2, a single genomic region encodes these proteins:
- a CDS encoding DUF5667 domain-containing protein: MTPVFTARRQAAEFESGLSGGLVLSSLSRSDAAALAPLLDLVSQLQAVAPPAPRADYLTDLRARLMVEADSVLVTVDTAAEARLRLTPSDPTARRRERRLATVLGGAALIGATASVAVAAQGALPGQTLYPVKRAIENVRTDVSTSDGAKASMLLANASGRLDEIDQLAREGSAAGIAALPGTLDTFSDQAGQAAELLLDDYRRTGREGSITELRDFTGESMTMLARLEGTLPDGARDELLHAARTVAAYDARANAACPTCAGAGVTEMPSVLASAGISTAVTIPASLPGIELPTPTNLPGDSTKGHGKGNDTGGTDDVIDTVPVPVPEPPTLPPTKKPDPDIGKDTTKTATDVIDTITGTLTGATATDRGVVGGVVVGVEDVVKDTAEVVDGTIGTVGGLTGGLTNP, from the coding sequence ATGACTCCAGTCTTCACTGCGCGTCGACAGGCTGCAGAGTTCGAGAGCGGGTTGTCGGGGGGCCTCGTCCTCTCGAGCCTGTCGCGGAGCGACGCCGCCGCCCTCGCTCCGTTGCTCGACCTGGTCAGCCAGCTGCAGGCGGTCGCCCCGCCCGCACCGCGTGCTGACTACCTCACCGACCTGCGCGCGCGGCTGATGGTCGAGGCCGACTCCGTGCTCGTGACCGTCGACACCGCCGCCGAGGCCCGTCTTCGCCTGACGCCCAGCGACCCGACAGCGCGCCGCCGCGAGCGCCGTCTCGCGACCGTGCTCGGCGGGGCTGCGCTCATCGGTGCCACCGCCTCGGTGGCGGTCGCTGCCCAGGGAGCACTGCCGGGCCAGACGCTCTATCCCGTCAAGCGGGCCATCGAGAACGTCCGCACCGACGTCTCCACCAGCGACGGCGCCAAGGCATCCATGCTTCTGGCCAACGCCTCCGGCCGGCTCGACGAGATCGACCAGCTGGCGCGCGAGGGCTCCGCCGCCGGCATCGCGGCGCTGCCCGGCACGCTCGACACCTTCTCCGACCAGGCTGGCCAGGCGGCCGAGCTACTGCTCGACGACTACCGGCGCACCGGCCGCGAGGGTTCGATCACCGAGCTGCGCGACTTCACCGGCGAGAGCATGACGATGCTCGCGCGACTCGAGGGCACCCTGCCCGACGGCGCCCGCGACGAGCTGTTGCACGCCGCGCGCACCGTGGCGGCGTACGACGCCCGGGCCAACGCCGCATGCCCGACCTGCGCCGGCGCGGGTGTCACCGAGATGCCCTCTGTGCTGGCCTCGGCCGGCATCTCGACGGCGGTGACGATTCCGGCGTCGCTGCCGGGCATCGAGCTGCCGACACCTACCAACCTGCCCGGGGACAGCACGAAGGGTCACGGCAAGGGCAACGACACGGGCGGCACCGATGACGTGATCGACACCGTGCCCGTGCCCGTCCCTGAGCCGCCGACGCTGCCGCCCACGAAGAAGCCCGACCCGGACATCGGCAAGGACACCACCAAGACCGCGACCGATGTCATCGACACGATCACCGGCACCCTGACCGGCGCCACCGCGACCGACCGTGGTGTCGTCGGGGGCGTGGTCGTCGGGGTCGAGGACGTCGTCAAGGACACCGCCGAGGTGGTCGATGGCACGATCGGCACCGTTGGTGGCCTCACGGGCGGCCTGACCAACCCCTGA
- a CDS encoding sigma-70 family RNA polymerase sigma factor, translating into MLGEDDLARGLDVLRSSVLAALRTPQLSPTGPSILYAEATTPSDRDTIVPAGGGGPGDFGDADLATSSEESEADRTRLIALVELARTGDKEAFGLLFDHYHGSVYRFLYYRTRSATLAEDLASETFFRALRSMNNFRWQGKDFGAWLMTIARNLATDHFKAGRTRLEMTTDDMAAHDDSTEGPEDEVLAELTNEILLVALKDLPDEQRDCLVMRFLQGLSIAETAAILKRSDGAIKQLQLRGVRNLAKRLPEGVRS; encoded by the coding sequence ATGCTGGGAGAGGACGATCTTGCGCGCGGTCTCGATGTGCTCAGATCCTCCGTTCTCGCTGCCCTGAGGACCCCGCAGCTCTCCCCCACCGGCCCCTCCATCCTGTACGCCGAGGCGACAACGCCGTCCGACCGCGACACGATCGTCCCGGCCGGTGGCGGTGGCCCCGGCGACTTCGGCGATGCCGACCTGGCCACCTCCTCCGAGGAGTCCGAGGCCGATCGCACCCGGCTGATCGCCCTGGTCGAGCTGGCCCGCACCGGCGACAAGGAGGCGTTCGGCCTCCTCTTCGACCACTACCACGGCTCGGTCTACCGCTTCCTCTACTACCGCACCCGCTCGGCCACCCTGGCCGAAGACCTCGCGTCGGAGACCTTCTTCCGCGCGCTGCGGAGCATGAACAACTTCCGGTGGCAGGGCAAGGACTTCGGCGCCTGGCTGATGACCATCGCGCGCAACCTCGCCACCGATCACTTCAAGGCCGGCCGCACCCGCCTCGAGATGACCACCGACGACATGGCGGCCCACGACGACTCGACCGAGGGCCCCGAGGACGAGGTGCTCGCCGAGCTCACCAACGAGATCCTGCTGGTCGCCCTCAAGGACCTGCCCGACGAGCAGCGCGACTGCCTGGTCATGCGGTTCCTCCAGGGACTCTCGATCGCCGAGACCGCCGCGATCCTCAAGCGCAGCGACGGCGCCATCAAGCAGCTCCAGCTGCGCGGCGTACGCAACCTCGCCAAGCGGCTGCCCGAGGGGGTGCGGTCATGA
- a CDS encoding HAD-IB family hydrolase, with translation MTPPEKPRRAPNLQRRSTLAGEAAAAAAEVEAALDHPADAGSAAFFDVDNTVMQGASIFHLARGLHRREFFTTREILGAAWKQAYFRIVGVEDPEHVAEARSSALSFIAGHTVAELEELGEEIFDEAMAHRIWPGTRALAQLHLDQGQRVWLVTAAPIEIATTIARRLGLTGAMGTVAEHENGVYTGRLVGEMLHGPAKAEAIKALAAREGLDLSRCSAYSDSVNDLPMLSMVGDPVAINPDFRLRAHAREQGWRIRDYRTGRKAARAGLMAAALAGAASGTVAAGLAIKGWRDHS, from the coding sequence GTGACCCCGCCCGAGAAGCCCCGGCGCGCGCCCAACCTGCAGCGCCGTTCGACCCTCGCCGGCGAGGCAGCGGCCGCCGCCGCCGAGGTCGAAGCAGCGCTCGACCACCCGGCCGACGCGGGCAGCGCGGCATTCTTCGACGTCGACAACACCGTCATGCAGGGCGCCAGCATCTTCCACCTCGCCCGGGGCCTGCACCGCCGCGAGTTCTTCACGACCCGTGAGATCCTCGGCGCCGCGTGGAAGCAGGCCTACTTCCGCATCGTCGGGGTCGAGGACCCCGAGCACGTCGCCGAGGCACGCAGCTCGGCGCTCAGCTTCATCGCCGGCCACACCGTCGCCGAGCTCGAGGAGCTCGGCGAGGAGATCTTCGACGAGGCGATGGCGCACCGCATCTGGCCCGGCACCCGGGCCCTGGCCCAGCTGCACCTCGACCAGGGCCAGCGGGTGTGGTTGGTGACCGCCGCACCGATCGAGATCGCCACCACGATCGCCCGGCGCCTCGGCCTCACCGGCGCGATGGGCACAGTCGCCGAGCACGAGAACGGCGTCTACACCGGCCGCCTCGTGGGCGAGATGCTGCACGGGCCGGCAAAGGCCGAGGCGATCAAGGCGCTGGCCGCGCGCGAAGGGCTGGACCTGTCCCGCTGCTCGGCGTACTCCGACTCCGTCAACGACCTGCCGATGCTCTCGATGGTCGGCGACCCGGTCGCCATCAACCCCGACTTCCGGCTGCGCGCACACGCCCGGGAGCAGGGCTGGCGCATCCGCGACTACCGCACCGGCCGCAAGGCGGCCCGCGCCGGACTGATGGCCGCCGCCCTCGCCGGCGCCGCGAGCGGCACGGTCGCGGCCGGCCTGGCGATCAAGGGGTGGCGCGACCACTCCTGA
- a CDS encoding AMP-binding protein, whose translation MSRITDVSELVAIAADESPERLAVVEAGGRSLTWLALEDEVARLATGLGHIGALAGHRVMVVMGNRLEFVTSYLGVLRAQAVAVPVNPKSTADEIERMLADSGARVVIADGDTGAVVREAVSRLGSAPRVVLVGAPAADGEMPYDDVLAPEARPVPPLLDPEKLAALLYTSGTSGRPRGAMLTHRALLANIDQVAQVEPPMIHGDDVVLGVLPLFHVYGLNAVLGGVLRHRAKLLLVDRFDSQGTLDLIDDEAISVVPVAPPVFAHWLPVEHLAERLGPVRLMLSGSAPLAPQVIEEFTRVSGIEVHQGYGLTEAAPVVTSTLCSEVSQVGSVGAALPGIEIRLVDERGATPSGEDPGEISIRGDNLFSGYWPDGAGGPDADGWWATGDVGFLDASGDLFLVDRIKELVIVSGFNVYPSEVEDVIRELATVADVAVIGAPDGVTGEAVVAYVVPSPKSSPADLGEAVRAHVGTRLARFKQPARIEVVDELPLTVTGKVQKGRLRGLERRRALGLLE comes from the coding sequence ATGTCGCGCATCACTGACGTCTCCGAGCTGGTGGCCATCGCCGCCGACGAGAGTCCCGAACGGCTGGCTGTCGTCGAGGCCGGTGGGCGGTCGCTCACGTGGCTCGCCCTCGAGGACGAGGTGGCCCGGCTGGCCACGGGTCTGGGTCACATTGGAGCGCTTGCCGGACACCGGGTGATGGTCGTGATGGGCAACCGTCTCGAGTTCGTGACCTCCTATCTCGGCGTGCTGCGGGCCCAGGCGGTCGCCGTACCCGTGAATCCGAAGTCGACCGCCGACGAGATCGAGCGGATGCTCGCCGACTCCGGCGCCCGCGTGGTGATCGCCGACGGCGATACCGGCGCAGTAGTGCGTGAAGCCGTGTCCCGGCTGGGTTCCGCGCCTCGCGTCGTGCTGGTGGGTGCTCCGGCTGCCGACGGTGAGATGCCCTACGACGACGTGCTGGCGCCCGAGGCCCGGCCGGTGCCGCCGCTGCTCGACCCCGAGAAGCTCGCCGCCCTGCTCTACACCAGCGGCACCTCCGGCCGACCGCGCGGCGCGATGCTCACGCACCGCGCGCTGCTGGCCAACATCGACCAGGTCGCGCAGGTCGAGCCGCCGATGATCCACGGCGACGACGTAGTGCTGGGCGTGCTGCCGCTGTTCCACGTCTACGGGCTCAACGCCGTGCTCGGCGGAGTGCTCCGGCATCGGGCGAAGCTGCTGCTGGTCGACCGGTTCGACTCCCAGGGCACCCTCGACCTTATCGACGACGAGGCGATCTCCGTCGTGCCCGTGGCGCCGCCCGTCTTCGCCCACTGGCTGCCGGTCGAGCACCTCGCGGAGCGGCTCGGACCCGTGCGCCTGATGCTGTCGGGCTCGGCCCCGCTGGCTCCGCAGGTGATCGAGGAGTTCACCCGGGTCTCGGGCATCGAGGTCCACCAGGGCTACGGCCTCACCGAGGCCGCGCCGGTGGTGACGAGCACGCTGTGCAGCGAGGTGTCGCAGGTCGGCTCGGTCGGGGCGGCGCTGCCCGGCATCGAGATCCGGCTGGTCGACGAGCGGGGTGCGACCCCGTCGGGCGAGGACCCGGGCGAGATCTCCATCCGCGGCGACAACCTCTTCAGCGGTTACTGGCCCGACGGCGCGGGCGGTCCCGACGCCGATGGCTGGTGGGCCACGGGCGATGTCGGGTTCCTCGACGCGTCCGGTGACCTGTTCCTGGTCGACCGCATCAAGGAGCTGGTGATCGTCTCCGGCTTCAACGTCTACCCGTCGGAGGTCGAGGACGTCATCCGCGAGCTGGCCACCGTCGCCGACGTCGCGGTGATCGGCGCTCCCGACGGCGTCACCGGAGAAGCCGTCGTCGCCTACGTCGTCCCGTCACCGAAGTCGTCGCCCGCTGACCTCGGTGAGGCGGTCCGCGCCCACGTCGGCACGCGCCTGGCCCGCTTCAAACAGCCGGCCCGCATCGAGGTCGTCGACGAGCTCCCGCTGACGGTCACCGGCAAGGTGCAGAAGGGCAGGCTGCGCGGTCTCGAACGCCGCCGCGCGCTAGGCCTGCTCGAATGA
- a CDS encoding glutaredoxin family protein → MTARVTLYGRAGCHLCDEARTVIAAVCEELGEEYAEVDIDTDPALVDRFGEEVPVTFVDGRQHDFWRVDPARLRAALAADST, encoded by the coding sequence ATGACTGCGCGCGTCACCCTCTACGGCCGCGCCGGCTGCCACCTCTGTGACGAGGCGCGGACGGTCATCGCCGCCGTGTGCGAGGAGCTCGGCGAGGAGTACGCCGAGGTCGACATCGACACCGACCCGGCACTGGTGGACCGCTTCGGCGAGGAGGTCCCGGTGACGTTCGTAGACGGCCGCCAGCACGACTTCTGGCGCGTCGACCCCGCTCGTCTTCGCGCTGCGCTGGCCGCCGACTCGACATAG
- a CDS encoding redox-sensing transcriptional repressor Rex, translating into MSARNSADPARDIPEATVARLPIYLRALTTLVDGGTATCSSEELAHATGVNSAKLRKDLSYLGSYGTRGVGYDVEYLRYQIAREIGVTQDWPVVIVGIGNLGHALANYSGFRSRGFRVVALLDADPERHQEVVAGVDVRPFDDLEQIVADQGVAIGVIATPAVAAQDVADRMVGAGITSILNFAPSVIAVPDGVDVRKVDLSIELQILAYHEQRKSSAAEVIA; encoded by the coding sequence GTGAGCGCACGGAACTCTGCCGACCCGGCCCGGGACATTCCCGAGGCCACGGTTGCGCGTCTCCCGATCTACCTCCGCGCCCTGACCACGCTCGTCGACGGCGGCACGGCCACCTGCTCCAGTGAGGAGCTCGCCCACGCCACCGGCGTCAACAGCGCCAAGCTGCGGAAGGACCTCTCCTACCTCGGGTCCTACGGCACCCGTGGTGTCGGGTACGACGTGGAGTACCTCCGCTATCAGATCGCCCGCGAGATCGGGGTTACCCAGGACTGGCCCGTGGTCATCGTCGGCATCGGCAACCTCGGCCACGCGCTGGCCAACTACTCCGGCTTCCGCAGCCGTGGCTTCCGGGTCGTGGCCCTGCTCGACGCCGACCCCGAGCGCCACCAGGAAGTCGTCGCCGGAGTCGACGTACGCCCGTTCGACGACCTCGAGCAGATCGTCGCGGACCAGGGCGTTGCCATCGGCGTGATCGCCACCCCCGCTGTCGCCGCCCAGGACGTCGCCGACCGGATGGTCGGGGCCGGCATCACCAGCATCCTCAACTTCGCACCGAGCGTGATCGCGGTGCCCGACGGCGTCGACGTACGCAAGGTCGATCTCTCCATCGAGCTGCAGATCCTCGCCTACCACGAGCAGCGCAAGTCATCGGCCGCCGAGGTGATCGCATGA
- a CDS encoding glutamyl-tRNA reductase, whose product MSVLVVGISHKTAPVALLERLALDADGARKLAIDAAASDHVTEAAVIATCNRLEIYAEVDRFHGSVEEVSRLIVERADEPAESLVPHLYVHYDDGAVSHLFHVAAGLDSMVVGEGQILGQARDALRAGQELGTLGPALNLLFQQALRVGKRTHAETDIDGAAPSLVTAALDHATGERGGIAGARVVIVGAGAMASLATATVSRLGAASVTVVNRSSEKADRLALEYAARSLPLESLPGALPEADVLITCTGAAGLLVTRAMIDAARGDRTEPLEIVDLALPHDVDPAVAELPGVRLTDLAMLAEQLRDVPAAKDVAGVRAIVAQEISAFLSARRQSQVTPTVVALRSMATGVVDSEMARLDARRPGLDAATRAEVLHTLRRVADKLLHQPTVRVKELANETGAVSYAAALAELFSLDPEAVDAVTRAAVNPAEEKR is encoded by the coding sequence ATGAGCGTCCTCGTTGTCGGCATCTCGCACAAGACCGCGCCGGTCGCGCTGCTGGAGCGTCTCGCGCTCGATGCCGACGGCGCCCGCAAGTTGGCGATCGACGCCGCGGCGAGCGACCACGTCACCGAGGCCGCGGTCATCGCAACCTGCAACCGGCTGGAGATCTACGCCGAGGTCGACCGTTTCCACGGCAGCGTCGAGGAGGTCAGCCGGCTCATCGTCGAGCGCGCCGACGAGCCGGCCGAGTCGCTGGTGCCGCACCTCTACGTCCACTACGACGACGGTGCCGTCTCCCACCTCTTCCACGTCGCCGCTGGCCTCGACTCGATGGTCGTCGGCGAGGGCCAGATCCTCGGCCAGGCCCGCGACGCCCTGCGGGCGGGCCAAGAGCTCGGCACTCTCGGCCCGGCGCTCAACCTCCTCTTCCAGCAGGCCCTGCGTGTCGGCAAGCGCACCCATGCGGAGACCGACATCGACGGCGCCGCACCCTCCCTGGTGACCGCGGCGCTCGACCACGCCACCGGTGAGCGCGGCGGCATCGCCGGCGCGCGCGTCGTCATCGTCGGCGCCGGAGCCATGGCCTCGCTCGCCACCGCCACGGTGTCGCGTTTGGGCGCCGCCTCGGTCACCGTCGTCAACCGGTCGTCCGAGAAGGCCGACCGGCTCGCCCTCGAGTACGCCGCCCGGTCGCTGCCGCTGGAGTCACTGCCCGGCGCGCTGCCCGAGGCCGACGTGCTCATCACCTGCACCGGCGCCGCCGGGCTGCTCGTGACTCGGGCGATGATCGACGCCGCCCGTGGTGACCGCACCGAGCCGCTCGAGATCGTCGACCTGGCCCTGCCGCACGACGTCGACCCGGCCGTCGCCGAGCTGCCGGGAGTCCGCCTCACCGACCTGGCGATGCTCGCCGAGCAGTTGCGCGACGTACCCGCCGCCAAGGACGTCGCCGGGGTCCGCGCGATCGTCGCGCAGGAGATCTCGGCGTTCCTGTCGGCCCGCCGCCAGTCGCAGGTCACGCCGACCGTCGTCGCGCTGCGCTCGATGGCGACCGGGGTCGTCGACTCCGAGATGGCCCGCCTCGACGCCCGGCGGCCCGGCCTCGACGCCGCCACCCGCGCGGAGGTCCTGCACACGCTGCGCCGGGTCGCCGACAAGCTGCTCCACCAGCCGACAGTGCGGGTCAAGGAGCTGGCCAACGAGACGGGTGCCGTGTCGTACGCCGCGGCGCTGGCCGAGCTCTTCTCGCTCGACCCCGAGGCGGTCGACGCCGTGACCCGGGCCGCCGTCAACCCAGCGGAGGAGAAGCGATGA
- the hemC gene encoding hydroxymethylbilane synthase: MTAPLRLGTRASALATTQSGLVATMIRERLGREVELVEVSTEGDRSSAPLAQLGGTGVFVSALRDALLGGQVDIAVHSLKDLPTTPADGITLVAVPPREDPRDVVIARDGLTLGELPPGARVGTGSPRRAAQIGALGLGLDVVGIRGNVDTRIRKVAEGEYDAVLLARAGLARLGRLDEVTELLDPLQMLPAPGQGALAIECRSDAAELVEALATLDDRPTRVAIEAERAVLATLEAGCSAPLGALAEVVEGEDGDELWIRAIALTLDGGWSVRMSATGAPDDAVGVGTRLASEMLADGAADLMSPEAPQEVGPPALNAQ; encoded by the coding sequence ATGACCGCGCCACTGCGCCTCGGGACCCGCGCCTCTGCCCTGGCCACCACCCAGTCCGGCCTCGTGGCGACGATGATCCGCGAGCGACTCGGCCGTGAGGTCGAGCTCGTCGAGGTCAGCACCGAAGGCGACCGCAGCAGTGCCCCGCTGGCCCAGCTCGGTGGCACCGGCGTCTTCGTGAGCGCCCTGCGCGACGCGCTGCTCGGCGGCCAGGTCGACATCGCGGTGCACTCGCTCAAGGACCTGCCGACGACCCCCGCAGACGGCATCACGCTGGTCGCCGTACCCCCTCGCGAGGACCCGCGCGACGTCGTCATCGCCCGCGACGGGCTCACCCTCGGCGAGCTCCCACCCGGCGCCCGGGTCGGCACCGGCAGCCCGCGTCGCGCCGCCCAGATCGGTGCGCTGGGCCTGGGTCTCGACGTCGTCGGCATCCGCGGCAACGTCGACACCCGCATCCGCAAGGTGGCCGAAGGTGAGTACGACGCGGTCCTCCTGGCTCGCGCCGGGCTCGCCCGTCTGGGCCGGCTCGACGAGGTCACCGAGTTGCTCGATCCGCTCCAGATGTTGCCCGCTCCGGGCCAGGGTGCGCTCGCCATCGAATGCCGCAGCGACGCCGCCGAATTGGTGGAAGCGCTCGCGACGTTGGACGATCGCCCCACGAGGGTTGCCATCGAGGCCGAGCGGGCCGTGCTGGCGACACTCGAGGCCGGGTGCTCCGCACCGCTGGGAGCACTGGCCGAGGTCGTCGAAGGCGAAGACGGCGACGAGTTGTGGATCAGGGCGATTGCCCTGACCCTCGACGGCGGGTGGTCGGTGCGGATGAGCGCGACCGGTGCGCCCGACGACGCCGTGGGCGTCGGAACCCGGCTGGCGAGCGAAATGCTTGCCGACGGAGCAGCAGACCTGATGTCACCAGAAGCTCCGCAAGAAGTAGGGCCACCAGCATTGAATGCACAGTGA
- a CDS encoding uroporphyrinogen-III synthase — protein sequence MTRGKTTAPASTATVRGWVSFVGSGPGDPGLLTVRAVELLREAEVVVTEAPEHEQLVRTLLGLPAPVETDGETEIEIEAAAGPEFVDGGFGDDGQPLTHANRSKVVVKYGKKARVVRLMTGDPFLYASGPEEAQACVKAGIGFEIVPGVSSVAAVPAYAGIPLTTKTNREVAVVTCGGNVDWSLYADDRTLVLLSGVGSIGETAGALVAAGRSPQTPVAVTRVGTTTEQATLVSTLEQVAADVRAARVAPPAIIVVGDVVDLRETLSWFETKPLFGWRVLVPRTKEQAGTVSSRLRGYGAVPEEVPTISVEPPRNPLQMDKAVRGLVEGRYEWIAFTSVNAVKAVREKFEEYGLDARAFSGLKIAAVGDKTAEAIAAWGLRADLVPSGEQSAAGLLADWPEYDDVLDPINRVFLPRADIATETLVAGLIDLGWECDDVTAYRTVRATPPPAPTRDAIKTGKFDAVVFTSSSTVRNLVGIAGKPHPSTIIAVIGPATAKTAEEHGLRVDVLAPHPDVHELVDALADFGAARRLAMLDAGQPVTKPSERKPSGRRKVSSK from the coding sequence ATGACTCGAGGCAAGACCACCGCTCCCGCCAGTACCGCCACGGTTCGAGGCTGGGTGTCGTTCGTCGGCAGTGGCCCCGGTGACCCCGGTCTGTTGACGGTCCGCGCCGTCGAGCTCCTGCGCGAGGCCGAGGTGGTCGTCACCGAGGCACCCGAGCACGAGCAGCTGGTGCGCACCCTCCTGGGGCTCCCCGCCCCGGTCGAGACCGACGGCGAGACCGAGATCGAGATCGAGGCCGCGGCCGGACCCGAGTTCGTCGACGGCGGCTTCGGCGACGACGGTCAGCCGCTCACCCACGCCAACCGCTCGAAGGTCGTCGTCAAGTACGGCAAGAAGGCCCGCGTGGTGCGCCTGATGACCGGCGACCCGTTCCTCTACGCCTCCGGTCCCGAAGAGGCGCAGGCCTGCGTCAAGGCCGGCATCGGCTTCGAGATCGTGCCCGGCGTCTCCTCCGTGGCGGCCGTCCCGGCGTACGCCGGCATCCCGCTGACCACCAAGACCAACCGCGAGGTCGCCGTGGTGACCTGCGGCGGCAACGTCGACTGGAGCCTGTACGCCGACGACCGCACCCTGGTGCTGCTGTCGGGCGTCGGCTCGATCGGCGAGACCGCCGGCGCCCTGGTCGCGGCCGGGCGTTCGCCGCAGACGCCGGTCGCAGTGACCCGCGTGGGCACCACCACCGAGCAGGCCACCCTGGTGTCCACCCTCGAGCAGGTGGCCGCCGACGTCCGCGCCGCCCGCGTCGCGCCGCCCGCCATCATCGTGGTCGGCGACGTCGTCGACCTGCGCGAGACGCTGTCGTGGTTCGAGACCAAGCCGCTCTTCGGCTGGCGCGTGCTCGTGCCCCGCACCAAGGAGCAGGCCGGCACCGTCTCCAGCCGCCTGCGTGGCTACGGCGCGGTGCCGGAGGAGGTCCCGACCATCTCGGTCGAGCCGCCCCGCAACCCGCTTCAGATGGACAAGGCCGTGCGCGGCCTGGTCGAGGGCCGCTACGAGTGGATCGCCTTCACGTCCGTCAACGCCGTCAAGGCCGTGCGCGAGAAGTTCGAGGAGTACGGCCTAGACGCCCGCGCCTTCTCCGGACTCAAGATCGCCGCCGTCGGTGACAAGACCGCCGAGGCCATCGCTGCCTGGGGCCTGCGTGCCGACCTGGTGCCGTCGGGCGAGCAGTCCGCTGCCGGCCTGCTGGCCGACTGGCCCGAGTACGACGACGTGCTCGACCCCATCAACCGGGTGTTCCTGCCGCGCGCCGACATCGCCACCGAGACTCTCGTCGCCGGCCTGATCGACCTTGGCTGGGAGTGCGACGACGTCACCGCCTACCGCACGGTGCGGGCCACCCCGCCGCCGGCGCCGACCCGCGACGCGATCAAGACCGGCAAGTTCGACGCCGTCGTCTTCACCTCGTCCAGCACGGTGCGCAACCTGGTCGGCATCGCCGGAAAGCCGCACCCGTCGACGATCATCGCGGTCATCGGGCCGGCCACCGCCAAGACGGCCGAGGAGCACGGCCTGCGGGTCGACGTACTCGCTCCGCACCCCGACGTGCACGAGCTCGTGGACGCGCTCGCCGACTTCGGTGCCGCGCGTCGCCTCGCGATGCTCGACGCCGGTCAGCCGGTCACCAAGCCGTCCGAGCGCAAGCCCTCGGGTCGCCGGAAGGTCAGCTCGAAGTAG
- the hemB gene encoding porphobilinogen synthase, giving the protein MAATGGAPVFEPDISGPIIRPRRLRRTPSLRRLVAETSLEARQLVLPMFVREGLDEPREISSMPGVVQHTRSSLLKAAAEAAELGLGGVMLFGIPEHKDATGSGAIDPTGVLNLAITDVVAEVGDGLTVMSDLCLDEFTDHGHCGLLSVDGQVDNDRTLEAYAQMAIAQANAGVDMVGPSGMMDGQVKVVRSALDSVEHSDVSILAYSAKYASAFFGPFREAIGSSLDGDRRTYQQDPANAVEGVREALLDVAEGADIVMVKPALAYLDVVRRVRDAVDVPVAAYNISGEYAMVEAAAANGWIDREAAILETLTSIRRAGADVVLTYWAAEAARLLAR; this is encoded by the coding sequence GTGGCCGCGACCGGGGGTGCGCCCGTATTCGAGCCGGACATCTCCGGCCCGATCATTCGACCGCGCCGGCTGCGCCGCACTCCGTCGCTGCGTCGGCTGGTCGCCGAGACCTCGCTGGAGGCGCGCCAGCTGGTGCTGCCGATGTTCGTGCGTGAGGGGCTCGACGAGCCGCGCGAGATCAGCTCGATGCCGGGCGTCGTGCAGCACACCCGCAGCTCGCTGTTGAAGGCCGCCGCCGAGGCGGCCGAGCTGGGGCTGGGCGGGGTGATGCTGTTCGGCATCCCAGAGCACAAGGACGCCACCGGGTCGGGTGCCATCGACCCCACGGGCGTGCTCAACCTGGCCATCACCGACGTCGTCGCCGAGGTCGGTGACGGGCTGACGGTGATGAGCGACCTGTGCCTCGACGAGTTCACCGACCACGGCCACTGCGGCCTGCTCAGCGTCGACGGCCAGGTCGACAACGACCGGACGCTCGAGGCGTACGCGCAGATGGCGATCGCGCAGGCCAACGCCGGCGTCGACATGGTCGGGCCCAGCGGCATGATGGACGGCCAGGTCAAGGTCGTGCGCTCCGCCCTCGACAGCGTGGAGCACTCCGACGTCTCGATCCTGGCCTACTCCGCCAAGTACGCCTCGGCGTTCTTCGGCCCCTTCCGCGAGGCCATCGGCTCCTCGCTCGACGGCGACCGCCGCACCTACCAGCAGGACCCCGCCAACGCCGTCGAGGGCGTCCGTGAGGCGCTTCTCGACGTCGCCGAGGGTGCCGACATCGTCATGGTGAAGCCGGCCCTGGCCTACCTCGACGTCGTACGACGAGTGCGCGATGCGGTGGACGTGCCGGTCGCCGCGTACAACATCTCCGGCGAGTACGCCATGGTCGAGGCGGCTGCCGCCAACGGCTGGATCGACCGCGAGGCCGCGATCTTGGAGACGCTCACCTCGATCCGGCGGGCCGGCGCTGATGTGGTGCTGACGTACTGGGCGGCCGAAGCCGCTCGCCTGCTCGCCCGCTGA